Within the Cydia pomonella isolate Wapato2018A chromosome 10, ilCydPomo1, whole genome shotgun sequence genome, the region AGACACAAATCCAAAGTTGtcatttttcgatttttttattttaattggtttttacgagcttttttgtgataatatattattttcagatggtttgttttgcggtttttaaataaattgattttttgttccaTCTCCGTACAtttttattcgaaaaaaaatcataactcaaCTCTTTATGCCAAATTATCCCAAATTCAAAAGTTACTATAACAAATTGCTAGGCAAAaactatttcaataaaaaaaaatgaaaataacttTGGTTTCTATctgagccgaatttcagcccacagtgggCCGGCGCCCCTGTGTGTAGGAACACAGCAGTGTTCTTAGGAATATTCATACAGTATTATGTACCTGTCGCACAAAATACTGTTAAAATATCATTAACTGTacttctataaaataaaaatatttaatgtcgTTAATAGGTCCACCGCgattatatttcattttgtacTTTTAATCCGAAGTTTCAGTTAGATTTCACCAGTGGGGCGACAGTTTCGGTGTTTCTCGGCTCTGCTCAGCgtagcattgctccgagcaattactagagttggcacaacttgacgtccccatacgtgcacgaccacagataagataatgacttgaattctgacaaccctaaatggccgaaagggatagtgccatacattagaaagggacagcataattcgaccttgaatcgctgtcaaacttcggttttgtggGAAGTgtcttttctgtacggtagtactgttatttattctgtggtttcATTTGCCGTGGTCACAGAAGACCCATTAATGACATTAAATCTGTGTACAAAACGCCAGAGTTTAAagtgttataaaatataaaaatatactccatacttaaatttttacttttccatACTAACATCTCTGTATTGATTTTTGacaaatacatattacataacAAACAATACCCACCTGACTTTCCATCCATAAGCATTCTCCACGGACACGTAGAACCCGGGCTGGTGCAGCAGCAAGTACCTCTGCAACCCCTTAAACTCCCCCCCGCTCGCAGCCGACACCGTCAAGGCACCAATTCCATGATCTGTCAAATTTCTCGTCCCTGCCAGAACCACTCTAGATTCACTCCAATTCTGATCTTTCACCGTCAAAACTATATTTAGAAATACATCTTCAGAATCTGGCAAAGTTTTAGTAACAACACAAGCTATTAAAGTATCTTCAATGTGAAAATCACAGTGAAATAAACGAATAAGTTTAAATGGGTTTATTATGAGACAGCCGCCGCCTGTGAAACTGTCTTCTAGAAATAATTCGATACAAGATTCTTCTTCTACGCTTTGGAGTTGGTATCGTTTTGGGGTAGGTTTAGGGTCGTCGGTTGTAGGGGGTTGTGGTGTTGGTGGTGgtgggggagggaggggggcGAGCGTGTAGCCGTGGGGGCCCAGGGCCGCGCTGGGCTGGTACTGCTGGTGCCGGAGGTTGTACCATGGGGCTGGGGCTAGGACCTGAAACAACAAATAAGGTGTCATTTATTAGATGATAAGTGTGGCCATGGACAAAGGAATATTAAGAAGTGCTTTCTGGCCTAgtcagtagtgaccctgcctacgaagttgaGGTACCGAgatcgaatctcggtaagggcatttatttgcgcGGTATAGACAAGGCTACTATTATAATGACCACCAAAAAACTTTGGTaccctaaattaaaaaatcgctGTTAAATTACAAAAGTACCAGCTGTTTTAATCACGACTACAAATTGTCTTCGAACACCAAATACGAATATAATGAATGACCaccaaatataattaatgatcAGAGTGATCACCAAATCTTCAAGACCAAATTAATGTTTTCACCTAAATAAACCACTAtgattaccaaaaaaaaataccaaataaaGTAAGATGATGCCATAATTAATACTGCGACCCATACAGAAACGAAATGCtaccagaaaagtgggttaggttaggtttgaactgcgatcctcacagaaccgaactgctatcagaaaagtgggttaggttaggtttgaactgcgatcctcacagaaccgaactgctatcagaaaagtgggttaggttaggtttgaactgcgatcctcacagaaccgaactgctatcagaaaagtgggttaggttaggtttgaactgcgatcctcacagaaccgaactgcaatcagaaaagtgggttaggttaggtttgaactgCGATCCTCACTGAACCGAACTGCaatcagaaaagtgggttaggttaggtttgaactgcgatcctcacagaaccgaactgctatcagaaaagtgggttaggttaggtttgaactgcgatcctcacagaaccgaactgcaatcagaaaagtgggttaggttaggtttgaactgCGATCCTCACTGAACCGAACTGctatcagaaaagtgggttaggttaggtttgaactgCGATCCTCACTGAACCGAACTGctatcagaaaagtgggttaggttaggtttgaactgcgatcctcacagaaccgaactgcaatcagaaaagtgggttaggttaggtttgaactgcgatcctcacagaaccgaactgcaatcagaaaagtgggttaggttaggtttgaactgcgatcctcacagaaccgaactgcaatcagaaaagtgggttaggttaggtttgaactgcgatcctcacagaaccgaactgcaatcagaaaagtgggttaggttaggtttgaactgcgatcctcacagaaccgaactgcaatcagaaaagtgggttaggttaggtttgaactgCGATCCTCACTGAACCGAACTGctatcagaaaagtgggttaggttaggtttgaactgcgatcctcacagaaccgaactgcaatcagaaaagtgggttaggttaggtttgaactgCGATCCTCACTGAACCGAACTGctatcagaaaagtgggttaggttaggtttgaactgCGCTCCTCACTGAACCGAACTGctatcagaaaagtgggttaggttaggtttgaactgCGATCCTCACTGAACCGAACTGCaatcagaaaagtgggttaggttaggtttgaactgCGATCCTCACTGAACCGAACTGCaatcagaaaagtgggttaggttaggtttgaactgCGATCCTCACTGAACCGAACTGCaatcagaaaagtgggttaggttaggtttgaactgCGATCCTCACTGAACCGAACTGctatcagaaaagtgggttaaaTTAGGTTTGCACTGCGATCCTCACAGAACAAAATTGCtaacagaaaagtgggttaggttaggtttgaactgCGCTCCTTACAGAAAAGAAATTCTACTAGaaaagcaggttaggttaggttaaaacttCGAACCTTACAGAAACGAAATGctactagaaaagtgggttagattaggttagaactgcaatACTTACAGAACCGAACTATaatcagaaaagtgggttatgTTAGGTTGGAAATGCGACCCTTACAGAAAAGAAATGCTACTAGAAAAGtgggataggttaggttagaactgcgacccttacAGAAACAAAATGCTAATAGAATAAtgcgttaggttaggttagaactgcgacccttgTAGAAACGAAATTAAAATGTTGGTTATCATTTTACATTAAACCATTTTAATGTTCTAAATTTGGTGATCGTTTACTATTTTTGGgttaataatgattattttggtgttacttGATTTAAAAGGAtgacaaaatgtaaaaaaaaattggtaatcATTTCACATTAAAATGGTGTTTTAATTTTGGTGATTACTAATACCAGCCAAAGGCAAAAAACGAACCTCTCCATACAGCCTCCTCTTCCTTCCCAACCCAGTGCAGAAGGACGTGCTAAAAGGCAGTGTTTGAGGCAGCTTGGTGTTCAGGAAAGGCCACAGGCTGGTCCAGAGCGCCCGCTCCCTTAAAGTGTACGTGCGGAACCAGCCGGCCGCGGGGGGCAGGGCCTCGTGCGTCCAGCCGGGGGCGAAGATGGCGAGGGACAGACCGTGTTTGTGGGCTATCTTTACTGCCTGGAAAGGGATTATGGGAGATGAgtatgatagatttttttttttttcgttataataaaattgtatagatATGGATATTGGAATTGTATGGATATTGGTTTGATATGGTTTAAAGCCTTGCAGGCTCGGGTTTATATTTGacaaaagataatttgaaatagaggtgtatcgtcaaagaaaactttgtaacgaagtaaattgactgccatctttcgacacataattaaaacttttagaacgccattgactttgatccttattcttttgcTGATgagttaattttgttaaatataaaaagtggcgccatctaatagatcaaaggccaaaggtatagcgacatcgtttcgagcgatggcgccataaccctTATGGCGCCacattatgatatttaacaaattgaacacatatcagtgaaagaataagaaaatcaaatggtgttctaaatgTTTcgattatgtgtcgaaagatggcagtattacgtcgctacaaagttttctttgacaatacaccttaATTTCATATTCTCTTTGATTTGACTCAAGATAATTTTCagggtcattttattttatttttgacgcTCACAATATAAGTTCATATTGATAAGTGCATAATTTGTActgcaatagtacattgtgtaataaaaaatcttattcatcatcaaatcaaatatcatttGAATTAACCGAataagaccaaaattttataaattaaaaatggcggCTTCATATgagtttaataataaatttgacgTGTCACTATCATTAGTCATTAGTGTCATTACCTTCCGGCCCCATACAGTCGTTGGTGAAAATCCCGTCCACTCCACGACCACCGTTCCAAAAatgcaaaatataataaataaatattggaaatTCGGTTTACCATTGAATTGCTGAAAGATATTTAatcgaatattatttaaaagacaATGTTTCAAGTATTTTCCTTTCATCGACAAGTCATTGCGTTGAGAACTCGATACTAGGTAATTTTAACCGAGGTCTTTCAATTGGTAGTTgacttatttcaataaaattcatGTCATGGCTTTTCATTTTGggttttttaaccctttgaatgccAGACGGCGAAAGAACCTTCCGTGCCCCGGACGCAGGCGATCACGATTgtttaagcgaaattgaactttacggaatcccgcgttagtccctattgcattggcgaaactgtcggctgtagccgtcgttggcgtccttggcaagtttttcagatgtcggccatagccgacggtggcggtAAAAAGGttgattcatattttttttacatgtaatgTGTGGTTTTTCTGGCCACAGTTCGTTTTCttgagggtcgcagttctaacctaacctaacccacttctggcaacagttcgtttccttgggggtcgcagttctaacctaacctaacccacatCTGGCAACGTCGAAGAAATGAATTGCAATGTTTTGTAGTTGTGCCAattaagataatttgaaataaatcagCGATTATGTAATAATCGTTAAATAGTATTTCTACTTAGTAAGATTAACTTTCAATAAATAgcagttgaaataaaataacgccAAACAATATTTACTAGTGCTAAAGCTTCGATGAATCGTTATCGATTAAATAATATTCGATGAAATGGTTGTCGACAAAACAAGTGTACACCGTGTTTACCTCCTGCGTGTTGAACTGCCCCCCGCCCAGGAAGTTCCGCCCCCACACGTCGAGCCCCACGAACACGTCCGCGCGGCGCTGGCCGGCCGCCGCCCGCGCGGCGAGCACGTGGCGCTCGCTCCACGAGTAGTTGGTGAATATGCCGTCGCAAGCTTCGAAGAATGCTCTGAAATCAGTTACCACAAGTTGTTTATATAGATATAACTGTCTCGACGTCTGTCTGTCTTAAAGTACACTCACAGAACCAAAGTAACAATGGAAAATCAGTTTCAAATTGGAATTTATGGCGCGCGAATATGGTCAAAAAGGTTGCACATAACATTTCATGGAATGTTCGTTTTGAAAAGTAAGTTCGATTTTCTCTTATCAATTTCGGACACATGTGTATACGTACGTATAGGTACGTGTATTATACGAACTTGTTCTTGTCATTGAGGGTGTTCTGCCAGGCCAGTTCTCCAGCTACAGTGACCGAGTCGTACCAGATCAGAACAGAGTCCGGTATTTCACTGTGCAGTAACATATGCAGGTAGCGCACAAACTCTACCAGCTCTGCTGGCTTCGTTATCTGTAAGATAAAAAAACGGTATCTGTAGGCCTAGCGCAAGAGGGACGCCAGTATCTCGCCCACGACATAGACTACCCGCCTTTTTCTAACTGTATTCATTAAAGAAttatggtctcgccggaagatcagcgctgacttttgggttagcattaatgctgaggcgggaccatttcgtggtaaactatttatttattctatgtttcttccttttgttat harbors:
- the LOC133522449 gene encoding cytosolic endo-beta-N-acetylglucosaminidase isoform X2; this translates as MSAISSDSRDGARSRSPSRPRPAARQYKEEIIVCNPLKSLSDVSEFLNNPPVWRSLCIDLRPHSDFVVRNLDIVRQNHGSDHEVELERPEAFCHFDLDKQDVKRHRRKNLPKTLVCHDMANGYHDDCNIDGTGNYDAYTFYNWAAVDIFCYFSHHFVTVPPLGWINVGHAHGVKVIGTVITEWGDGADIWEELLSEPEAWKGFASNLVAIAKTLKFDGYLLNVENKITKPAELVEFVRYLHMLLHSEIPDSVLIWYDSVTVAGELAWQNTLNDKNKAFFEACDGIFTNYSWSERHVLAARAAAGQRRADVFVGLDVWGRNFLGGGQFNTQEAVKIAHKHGLSLAIFAPGWTHEALPPAAGWFRTYTLRERALWTSLWPFLNTKLPQTLPFSTSFCTGLGRKRRLYGEVLAPAPWYNLRHQQYQPSAALGPHGYTLAPLPPPPPPTPQPPTTDDPKPTPKRYQLQSVEEESCIELFLEDSFTGGGCLIINPFKLIRLFHCDFHIEDTLIACVVTKTLPDSEDVFLNIVLTVKDQNWSESRVVLAGTRNLTDHGIGALTVSAASGGEFKGLQRYLLLHQPGFYVSVENAYGWKVRYYSIPLAGRRVTSVSCCGGAPGPLLLGHFALCHKTNETG
- the LOC133522449 gene encoding cytosolic endo-beta-N-acetylglucosaminidase isoform X1; the protein is MSAISSDSRDGARSRSPSRPRPAARQYKEEIIVCNPLKSLSDVSEFLNNPPVWRSLCIDLRPHSDFVVRNLDIVRQNHGSDHEVELERPEAFCHFDLDKQDVKRHRRKNLPKTLVCHDMANGYHDDCNIDGTGNYDAYTFYNWAAVDIFCYFSHHFVTVPPLGWINVGHAHGVKVIGTVITEWGDGADIWEELLSEPEAWKGFASNLVAIAKTLKFDGYLLNVENKITKPAELVEFVRYLHMLLHSEIPDSVLIWYDSVTVAGELAWQNTLNDKNKAFFEACDGIFTNYSWSERHVLAARAAAGQRRADVFVGLDVWGRNFLGGGQFNTQEAVKIAHKHGLSLAIFAPGWTHEALPPAAGWFRTYTLRERALWTSLWPFLNTKLPQTLPFSTSFCTGLGRKRRLYGEVLAPAPWYNLRHQQYQPSAALGPHGYTLAPLPPPPPPTPQPPTTDDPKPTPKRYQLQSVEEESCIELFLEDSFTGGGCLIINPFKLIRLFHCDFHIEDTLIACVVTKTLPDSEDVFLNIVLTVKDQNWSESRVVLAGTRNLTDHGIGALTVSAASGGEFKGLQRYLLLHQPGFYVSVENAYGWKVRYYSIPLAGRRVTSVSCCGGAPGPLLLGHFALCHVSTAHGTSHILCNH